CGCGATGAAATCCCGCGCGACCAGGCGGCTGCCGTGCACGTTGTCGCAGGACACGCCATGCACGGCTTTTTCTTCGACGTAGCGGTTCACCATGACGATGGGTGTGCCGCTCTGCCGTACCTGGCGCGCGGCGCGGCCGCCGATGCTGACGTTGGCGATCAGGATGCCCTTGACCCGGTAGCGCAAGGCCAGCGGCAATTGCCGATCGATGTCCTGGCCCGGCGGAGAATTGAGCAACAGCACTTCCTGCCCGCGCCGCTGTATGGCCAGCGTCATCTTTTCGAGCATCTGCGGCACGAAGGGATGGGTGATGTTGCTGGTGACCACGGCAACGATGTTCGAGCGGCCCTTGACCAGCGAGCGCGCCGCCATGTCCGGCAGGTAGCCCAGCTTGCGCGCGGCCTTTTCGATCTGTTGGCGGACATCGGCGGCGACATAGCCGCGGCCGGCGAATACGCGGGATACCGCGCTCTGCGATACGCCGGCTTCGCGAGCGACGTCCTTCTGCGTGTAGCCGTTTTTCCGGGTGCGTGGGCTGCGCGACTTCGGCAGGGCGGGGATGGGTCGCTGCGTGGACAAGTGGGCGTTCCGGGGTTGGCGGGCCGTCGGGCAGTATAGCGAGCTATGTGGCCTGCCGGTAGGGCAGGTCGCCGGCGGCTTCGTCCCAGTGGGGATTGCTTTCGATCAGGTCCGTCAGGAAGTCGACGAAAGCGCGCACCTTGGGAG
This genomic interval from Bordetella genomosp. 8 contains the following:
- a CDS encoding LacI family DNA-binding transcriptional regulator, which produces MSTQRPIPALPKSRSPRTRKNGYTQKDVAREAGVSQSAVSRVFAGRGYVAADVRQQIEKAARKLGYLPDMAARSLVKGRSNIVAVVTSNITHPFVPQMLEKMTLAIQRRGQEVLLLNSPPGQDIDRQLPLALRYRVKGILIANVSIGGRAARQVRQSGTPIVMVNRYVEEKAVHGVSCDNVHGSRLVARDFIAAGKQRIAYIGGLPGSPTNVVRRDAFLQALREQGVTPDVVLEGAFTHAWGYEAAGLLNRRRPPVDAVFCGDDMVAIGMLDGYRGLPGGLAAAPSIVGFDDIPNASWPPYMLTTYSNPLDRMIEAALDLLDGPTDQPPVREVLQGELVRRSSF